The Jaculus jaculus isolate mJacJac1 chromosome 3, mJacJac1.mat.Y.cur, whole genome shotgun sequence genome includes the window tgagaagttgtgcagggttgcttagcgtagaaatgaactggtgtgtgcagagggatatggcacagaaagaaaaatctttgggtgaactgttgcccgttcagctgcaactgagagattacaacctttgagactgggctagctgacctgcgctggggcaacaaggagaatgtcaactcttttgaaggggtctgagtgctcaaggagtgtcctgttcttcaaagtctgctttaatcccccctggattaacaaattggcaccctacctggtattgtggagtataagaaatgctggaaagagggtcattgagtttgcaacacggtcttgtgttttggaaatggccatgggcagtgtgaagcaggtttgctttttgcctgcatagagaccccatggggccatgaggatgaaccgtggcttgcagtggagacccagtggagatgctgggaccatgagatggctgccgaggagctgccggccctgatgaagtttcccaggactgtgagtagcctagctggaggggcggaattggaatgccagagacttgttgctggttagaattatcagacttgaagatttgtcactggtttgagttgctggacttgaagctacagagtttgatgtttgccctggttgttttaaatcttgtattggttgaatgtttctttgctatgcccaatgtcatctattgcagtgtgaatatttattctgtgccattctgggttttttgaggttatattttggtattatggctcagttaaaagatcttaaactatggggatgtatgaacatcattgagattgataaaaactatggggactttaaaagtcagactgaaagcattgtattttacatcatgtatggatatcagtttatgggggccaggggcggaatgtggtggtttgattcaggtgtcccccataaacctaggtgttctgaatgctaggttcccagctgatggatatttgggaattaatgcctcctggagggagtgtatcattgggggcgggcttatgggctttatagccagtttccccttgccagtgtttggcacaccctcctgttgctgtggtccatcttatgttggccagggtgtgatgtccaccctctgctcatgccatcgttttcccctgccatcgtggagcttcccctcgagcctgtaagctaaaataaacctctttttcccagaagctactcttggttgggtgatttctaacagcaatgcgaaccggactgcaacagtggtgaataagaaataaatttaattccCAATGAACAAGATGCCAAGTGCTGTCTCAGAAACAGTCTAAAAGTGATCATATTAGAATCTTGGAAACTCTTGTAAGTTAGTGTTATCTAAATTTTCAAATGTGGAAAGAATGACTTCATGAATTTGATAATATGACTAAAATCATACATCTACCTAGTGGTGAATCTGGGATTCAAATTTAAATCCTTGAAACTAAAAGAGTAataatgaaaattgaaaaaaaaaatacatccaaGCAGCTGTTTAGCCCAACCTGAAGTGGTGGAGGTTAAATAACAAATCATAAACAGAGATATGAAAAATTTGTTGTTTCTTACCTTCTGTCTGTGACAAGACAGACACTCTGAAGTTAGAAGTTTTCCTCCTCATTGTACAGGAGTGGCTGGATAGGAACCAGGGATAATGATGGGATAGATTTCAGCAGacctagaaataaaaacaaatccagAATCACGGTGCCATGAAACATCTCCTATGGAATGATCATTTTTATCCCAGTACACAGAAATCTTACTAAGAGACCTCTTCTCAGAGCTTCTTATGGTAAGGTTGTCTGTCAGGGAATCTATTTTTCTATCTGGGGAATATTTCATTGTTACTGACTAGTACTAATACAGAGCAGTTAAATAGTGTACTATTGGAGAGCagaatatattttagattttactCATGATCTTCAGCCCTATTACCTAATTGCTCTActtagagactttttttttgctAATGGGATTTTAGCAACTGTAGTGAGTCTTTTGATTCTATTATTGGTACTCTGTAGTCACTTAAATCACCTAAGAAAAGTTTTTCCTCTAGAAGGTCACAGAAAAGTTTTTCCTCCAGAAGGTCACATAGGTCCTTTCTATCTATATTTTTGCTTCTTAGAAATAACTCTGGAGCCTCTCGACTTCATGCATGAGACTAAGTGGTATCTGTTGAATGTAAGAACTGAGTCCATCTCATTTTAGCATATAAATTTTGTATACCTAACTTGTCTCTCAGGGCCTCATCAATAGTCCTGCTGTTATAGGAGGTAacttcttgggaaaaaaaataagggagTGAATGGATATGGAAAAGCTGCTGTTTACATTCTGAGCTAGTGTTGAGATCAGTCCTGGGATCCCACATAGTCAGGAAAGCCAGACTGCAGCCGCAGCTGGCATCTTCAGCAAGTGTGCTTGGCGGGTATTTTTTGTAGTTATGGTCCCTTCTCTTGCATCTCCAAGACTCAAGCAGAGCCTGCTGGGATTTCTTTTTGTCTCCACCAGTGAACTTCAAATACCTGCCTGCTGTACTGACTCATCACAAACTGACACTCATTCCAGAAGCTGAGGACCTCTCaccagaaaagaagaaagctgaaaTTAGAGACCGTGGAGTTATGGTGGAACTAGAGATTATTTACTTAAATCCCCTATTTTATGAAACTGTCTAAGGTGCCAGGAGACCTTTTCAGTCACCTTTAGTCAACTCCCTACTTACAATGGGCCCCTGAGTCTTGTTATCTCAGACTCTGGAGACAAGGCAAAGAAAAGAGCAGTGGAGGGGTCTTGTGGAACAGGAAGCCCAGTGAGTGTCAGGTATTGTACCTAACACTGAATAATATGGAGAAACTTTTGCACATTCTCCACAATGCTAAAAATCAGAGTGGGTGTTGTTGATAATATTTTGTTTGTGATATATGACACTACAATTTATGTACATTGGATGTGGCAAAGTGAGTGTTATAGGTAGATAAGCATACGCCAGTGGGacgggggtgggagagagggataTGAGAGTATGaaatgatgggaatatgaccaatatgcaatacgttcatactgtaaagttcacaacaataacaataaagacAACATAATTCATTAGAGACATTCAGCACATTgggttaataataaaaatttacttcTTACTAAGGTAAGCCAAGAAAGGTAAATCTCATAGGAAATCACTCATACATGGAATCTCTAATGTTGACCCTAGAAATGTCAGGGGATGGGAAGTATGGAGAAAGAATCAATGGGTACTAAGCTACAGGGAGATAGTAGAGATAAGTTTTAATGAGATATTGTGTAATAGGCTGactattttaaaatggaaaagtaGGAGCTAGGGTGTACACAGTGGTTGAATGCATGCTTAGACTGCATGAGGTGTTGGTTTTAATTTCAcataacaaaccaaaacaaacaagacaaccTGAAAAGAAAGTTTTGTATGTTGGATGTATGAAACATTAGGTATATGAAGGGAATCTGATGGCAAAGAATTTTCAAAAAAAGTGAAATGGAGGTTGTTTCCTTGTTTACTTATTCCACAGCTAATTGGTATTCAACTGATCAGATTTATCTTGGGAGTATAGAAGGACAAACATTAAGGGATCTCCCAGTTTTGAAACCAGCACAAGGATTTATTCCCATTCATTCACCTGGCTCATCTTTTTGGAATGTGGCTGGTTTTCTGTGGACACAACCACAGTCTTTGGTTGAGAACATCGTGTGTACATTTGGTTCTTAGAAAGTTTGTTCAAATCATAGTCCCCAGGTTATCTGGACTATGATCATCTAAGATGTTTGTTACCATGCAGATAGATGAGTCTGGGTCTCATTCTTGGCATAAGAGATCAGAAAATTTGACATTTATGGCCAGCACAAGATTTAGGCACTTTTGCATATCTTTGTCTTTATGATTTATTCATGACTGTGATTACAGAATTTTGTTACAAAGAGACTAATAGCTTGTTTGGGGTGACATTACAAAATACCATAGACTAGGCAGCTTAATAATTGCAGTTTATTTTTCCACCGTTCTGAAAGTGAGCAATATCCAAGATTAAGGTAATGACAGTTTTGTTTGCTGTGGAGGCCTCTATTCTGGATTGAAGATGGTCACCTCCCCATTGTGCCATTGTGATCTTCACATGCTTTAGCCTCCTGCAGATGACCCCTGCCTTCTCTTTAAGTGTTCATATTTCCTCTCCTTATAAGGATAATAATTATAATGGATTTTGACCCCATCTTCTTGTCCTTATCTTAATTGTCTGGTTTATGACCTCATGTCCAAGTATAGTGGCATCTTTTATTCCTATAATTCAGGACTTGAACAAATAATTTTTGGATAATACTGATTTATCTGTTATCATGCCACCCACTTACTCTTGTATTTAGAGCTCAGTTTGCACtatttttcatgaaataaaagaatatatttgtCATTCTGCTCTGGCAAAATGAATTTATAGACTCTAAGACTAAGCTCTTGAAGAAGAAAGCTAGCATTAAAGATGTTTTGGCTAGGTTTGAATGTGTCTGAGACAGGGAAGAAtggaggaatggaaggaaggaaggaaagaagaagaaagaaagaatagtgaTGGATCTTTGAATCACCCTCAACAGCCTTAATTAGAAAGATCATAGAAAATGATTTGATAATTCACTTTGTACAGATTAATCTATCTGCATTAAAAATCAGTCATGAGTCTTTTGTAAGAGGGAAACAAAATATGATGTGAGAACAATATAATTCATGTCTAAAGTGAACACTGCTAAACAAATCTGGTTTTCatgtcaggctgacctgcatgTGGTTCTGGGTTACAAATGATCAGATATTGTAATATTGGTTATGATAATTAATGTCACAAGGCCTTTTCTCTAAAAGGTTTATATGATAATTTAAAGGAATTAGTTCTTATAATTAATGATTGTGAAATGCAACTGgattaaaaattgtgaaaattaaaattttgacaaAATGAATGATATTCTACATTATTACCATTTTAATTCTGTATTGTAGGGATATCTTTTGGTTAACAGTCAAAAACAACTCACTCattaaaagttgaaaaataagaactatttaaaacaaattagCACTTATCATTGTGAAGGTAAAAACCCATCAAGTAGCCTGAAAAATGGCAAGCCCTATCTACCACAAAAATCACAGAGGGGCTCAATGTGTAGCTAGGCAACACAGTATTGGCATAGTACTTGCAAAGCCTTGGGTTTAATCtccactgtacacacacacacacacacgcacgcacacatacacacacacacacacacacacacacacacacacacacacacacacgaacagtGCAGACTTAGGAATCACATATCAAGCCAGTTTCCAGGATCCGTGCAGTAAGATCTTAGTAAGACTGTGGGAGGTAAAAATGAGGGTGGCATCCATGCCGAAACTCGCATCCATTGATACTAGGCCATACATCTAGTTGACAGTGACACCAGAGCCAGTCAGCATCATGCTAAGTTGGTGTTGGTAGAGGGGTGTGGAGAATGTTTTCCCCAAAATAAAGGGGTTATCCTAGACCAAGGAGGGAAAGCACAAGAGTCAGGGTCCTGACCCCAAACCGTTCTATTTCTAGAATTATGGAAATAGTGAGTAATGAAGTACATCTCCAAGGCTGAGGAATGACTAGCCAGTGAATGGCCCAAGGACATTATGAGAACtgaagaaagaggcagtgagtaTGAAGAGCTGAGTGAAGCACGTGGATTTGGCAATCACATGCTGATAAGCCGGAAGGCAGCTTGGATGTGAGAAGGGTGGACTTCCATTGGGATGTATGTCTCATATGATTGCACATACTTAAGACGTGAATGTTTTCATAGCTACATGTGCTTAGGTATGTTACACAGTCATgattatttttatggtttttctcCCTTGCTACAATTCCTATAGGGATAGTTAAGGCCTAAAACTGGCCATTTTCGTTAAATGTGGCCAAATTTCTTTTAGCACTACtagttcttgtttgttttcttttcatggtGACATGTTCTATCTTGTCATTTCCATCACAAGAGCATCCTTTTCATTATCTGGAGTTAGGCAAATGTAAATGGACAGGAGAGAAATTGCTGGGTCCATACTTTTGCCTCCTCGGGTCTCCTGGTCAAGTCGCAGAAGAGGACACATCTCCCACATGAGAATATAAAATATCATCGTTCACCATTTACTTACTTAGACAAATGTGGTAAAAGAAATGATTTAGCACAAAATGACCCACTGGGACATAAGGATCAAACACAAAGAAAAGCACAGAAAATGTGCATATAtaggaatataaaaaaaaaaaactcacccagTAAGAGTAactgttgtatgtgtgtgtgtgtgtgtgtatgtgtgtgtgtgtgtgtgtatctagcaCACTGTTGATGTGGCTAGACAGATGAGAGCAACAACTAAGAATAAACAAAGTAGTGTGTCTTCTTCCACCCATATGACATACATCATAGCTGAAGAAAGAGAGGAGTTCCTTGGCTTACTCCAACTGTGAATGACCCTCATTTCAATTTCTTGTTTTGAAAAGTAACCACAAATTTTTTTTACACTGTTGTAATTTGAAATCTTTCCTTAAATTCCCACGACATCTGTTCCTGGTCTTCATTTAGTGAGTGTGTGCTTACAGAACATCCTCTTAGAGAATTATTACTGAGAGTGTGGTCATGGGGATATGCCAAAGAATGATAATCAAATACAATATATTAAAGCGCAAGATAAAAAACAGACAAGCATCAATTAAAAAGCACTGACCAGAAGATTGACGTATAGTACTATTTTGGATTTcctaaaaaaaaaccagtaatcATTAGAGGTCATTACAATTACATATTTGATGCTATGTTAGGGGGCTTACATGACCcttctcatttaatcttcacagtATCCCCACAAATAAGGAAGCTATTAAAAGTATTTGCATGTTATTTCCCCAGCTAAGAACCTGAAGAGTGGAGATCTAGATACATTTCCCAAGGTTACACATCCTGTATGGTTGCATCGCTTTTCTTTTGTTAGTTCATATATATGAGTTTGTTATTTATTCCATGACACAGCTGAGACATACGAACAAAACTTCTTCGAGCTAGTTCTTCTGTAAACATCTAAGTGACTTAAAAAACTCAAACTTTTTAATAATACGCTGGCGAATTTGCTTGGTCTTGATGCTGTAGACAATGGGGTTCATGAGGGGTGGTACCAAAAGGTACACATAGGACATTAGAAGGTGCACGATGCGGGGCAGATGCTCCCCGAAGCGATGCACAAGAGACAAGCCAATCATGGGGATGTAGAAGAGCAGCACGGCGCAGACGTGCGAGACGCAGGTGTTGAGCGTCCGCAGGCGCTCGCGGCGGGAGGCTTTGCCCAGCACCGCGCGCAGGATCAGCGCGTAGGAGAGGAAGATGAGCAAGGAGTCCACGCCCACGGTGCAGGCCACGACGAAGAGCCCGTAGATGTGATTGACGACGATGCTGGAGCAGGCCAGCTTCATGATTTCTAGGTGCAGACAGTAGGCGTGGGCCAGCACATGGCTGCGGCAATATTGGAAGCGCTTGAGGAGGAACGGCAAGGGGAGGATGAGGACTGCGCTCCTGAGCACCGAGCTCAGCCCCATCTTGACGATGCGCGTGGATGTCAGGATGGTGGAGTAACGCAGCGGGTTGCAGATGGCCACGTAGCGGTCGAAGGACATGGACAGTAAAACTGAAGACTCCACCAGGGACAAGGTGTGGATGAAGAAGAGCTGAGTAAAGCAGGCGGCGATGCCAATCTCTCGGGCATCAAACCAGAAGATACCCAGCACAGTGGGCAGTGTGGAGAGGCAAAGGCCCAAGTCTGTTAGGGCCAGCATGGCCAAGAAATAGTACA containing:
- the LOC101593744 gene encoding olfactory receptor 51G1; translation: MAILYNNSLQKATFFLTGFQGLEELHGWISIPFCSIYLTVILGNITILHVIRTDATLHEPMYYFLAMLALTDLGLCLSTLPTVLGIFWFDAREIGIAACFTQLFFIHTLSLVESSVLLSMSFDRYVAICNPLRYSTILTSTRIVKMGLSSVLRSAVLILPLPFLLKRFQYCRSHVLAHAYCLHLEIMKLACSSIVVNHIYGLFVVACTVGVDSLLIFLSYALILRAVLGKASRRERLRTLNTCVSHVCAVLLFYIPMIGLSLVHRFGEHLPRIVHLLMSYVYLLVPPLMNPIVYSIKTKQIRQRIIKKFEFFKSLRCLQKN